The following coding sequences are from one Papilio machaon chromosome 8, ilPapMach1.1, whole genome shotgun sequence window:
- the LOC106720763 gene encoding speckle-type POZ protein isoform X1: MALARYNQQSARSPWLKLGSGSECGGAGPGGAAAPQSARVTSNGAGGMAVSRVPSPLHDGNTPVAENWCFTQVKVVKFSYMWTINNFSFCREEMGEVLKSSTFSAGASDKLKWCLRVNPKGLDEESKDYLSLYLLLVSCNKSEVRAKFKFSILNAKREETKAMESQRAYRFVQGKDWGFKKFIRRDFLLDEANGLLPEDKLTIFCEVSVVADSINISGQSNVVQFKVPECRLSDDLGALFDNERFSDVTLAVGGREFQAHKAILAARSPVFAAMFEHEMEERKRNRVDITDVDHEVLREMLRFIYTDRAPNLDKMADDLLAAADKYALDRLKVMCEEALCLSLSVETAADTLILADLHSADQLKAQTIDFINTSHATDVMDTAGWKNMISSHPHLIAEAFRALATQQQQIPPIGPPRKRVKQA; this comes from the exons GCTCGGGTCGGGCAGCGAGTGCGGCGGCGCGGGCCCGGGGGGCGCGGCCGCTCCGCAGTCGGCGCGCGTCACGTCCAACGGCGCCGGCGGCATGGCGGTGAGCCGCGTGCCCAGCCCGCTGCACGACGGCAACACGCCCGTCGCCGAAAACTGGTGCTTTACTCAG GTGAAAGTGGTGAAGTTTAGTTATATGTGGACgataaacaattttagtttCTGTAGAGAAGAGATGGGTGAAGTGTTAAAATCATCGACTTTCTCGGCCGGTGCtagtgacaaattaaaatggtGTCTTCGTGTAAATCCAAAAGGACTCGACGAAGAGAGCAAAGACTActtatcattatatttattgttagtgTCGTGTAACAAATCTGAAGTGCGGGCAAAGTTCAAGTTCTCGATTCTAAATGCGAAGCGAGAGGAGACCAAGGCGATGGAGTCGCAACGCGCCTACAGATTTGTGCAAGGCAAAGATTGGGGCTTCAAAAAGTTTATTAGAAG AGATTTCCTATTGGATGAGGCGAACGGCCTGCTGCCGGAGGACAAGCTGACGATATTCTGCGAGGTGTCGGTGGTGGCGGACAGTATCAACATCAGTGGACAGAGCAACGTTGTGCAGTTCAAGGTGCCCGAGTGCCGACTCTCCGACGACCTCGGCGCGCTCTTCGACAACGAGCGATTCTCTGACGTCACGCTCGCCGTCGGCGGCAGGGAGTTCCAAGCGCACAAAGCCATATTAGCAG CCCGAAGTCCTGTGTTCGCGGCCATGTTTGAACACGAGATGGAAGAGAGAAAGAGAAATAGAGTGGACATCACGGACGTGGACCACGAAGTGCTGCGCGAGATGCTGCGCTTCATTTACACAGATCGAGCGCCTAATTTGGACAAAATGGCCGACGATCTATTAGCCGCAGCCGATAAA TATGCGCTGGACAGATTAAAAGTAATGTGCGAGGAGGCGCTGTGCCTCAGCCTGTCTGTGGAGACGGCGGCGGACACGCTCATACTGGCCGACCTGCACTCCGCCGACCAGCTCAAAGCGCAGACCATAGACTTCATCAACAC GAGTCACGCGACGGATGTGATGGACACCGCGGGCTGGAAGAACATGATCTCCTCACACCCGCATCTGATCGCCGAGGCGTTCCGCGCGCTCGCCACGCAGCAGCAACAGATACCGCCCATCGGTCCACCTCGCAAGCGCGTCAAGCAGGCGTAG
- the LOC106720763 gene encoding protein roadkill isoform X2, translating to MAVSRVPSPLHDGNTPVAENWCFTQVKVVKFSYMWTINNFSFCREEMGEVLKSSTFSAGASDKLKWCLRVNPKGLDEESKDYLSLYLLLVSCNKSEVRAKFKFSILNAKREETKAMESQRAYRFVQGKDWGFKKFIRRDFLLDEANGLLPEDKLTIFCEVSVVADSINISGQSNVVQFKVPECRLSDDLGALFDNERFSDVTLAVGGREFQAHKAILAARSPVFAAMFEHEMEERKRNRVDITDVDHEVLREMLRFIYTDRAPNLDKMADDLLAAADKYALDRLKVMCEEALCLSLSVETAADTLILADLHSADQLKAQTIDFINTSHATDVMDTAGWKNMISSHPHLIAEAFRALATQQQQIPPIGPPRKRVKQA from the exons ATGGCGGTGAGCCGCGTGCCCAGCCCGCTGCACGACGGCAACACGCCCGTCGCCGAAAACTGGTGCTTTACTCAG GTGAAAGTGGTGAAGTTTAGTTATATGTGGACgataaacaattttagtttCTGTAGAGAAGAGATGGGTGAAGTGTTAAAATCATCGACTTTCTCGGCCGGTGCtagtgacaaattaaaatggtGTCTTCGTGTAAATCCAAAAGGACTCGACGAAGAGAGCAAAGACTActtatcattatatttattgttagtgTCGTGTAACAAATCTGAAGTGCGGGCAAAGTTCAAGTTCTCGATTCTAAATGCGAAGCGAGAGGAGACCAAGGCGATGGAGTCGCAACGCGCCTACAGATTTGTGCAAGGCAAAGATTGGGGCTTCAAAAAGTTTATTAGAAG AGATTTCCTATTGGATGAGGCGAACGGCCTGCTGCCGGAGGACAAGCTGACGATATTCTGCGAGGTGTCGGTGGTGGCGGACAGTATCAACATCAGTGGACAGAGCAACGTTGTGCAGTTCAAGGTGCCCGAGTGCCGACTCTCCGACGACCTCGGCGCGCTCTTCGACAACGAGCGATTCTCTGACGTCACGCTCGCCGTCGGCGGCAGGGAGTTCCAAGCGCACAAAGCCATATTAGCAG CCCGAAGTCCTGTGTTCGCGGCCATGTTTGAACACGAGATGGAAGAGAGAAAGAGAAATAGAGTGGACATCACGGACGTGGACCACGAAGTGCTGCGCGAGATGCTGCGCTTCATTTACACAGATCGAGCGCCTAATTTGGACAAAATGGCCGACGATCTATTAGCCGCAGCCGATAAA TATGCGCTGGACAGATTAAAAGTAATGTGCGAGGAGGCGCTGTGCCTCAGCCTGTCTGTGGAGACGGCGGCGGACACGCTCATACTGGCCGACCTGCACTCCGCCGACCAGCTCAAAGCGCAGACCATAGACTTCATCAACAC GAGTCACGCGACGGATGTGATGGACACCGCGGGCTGGAAGAACATGATCTCCTCACACCCGCATCTGATCGCCGAGGCGTTCCGCGCGCTCGCCACGCAGCAGCAACAGATACCGCCCATCGGTCCACCTCGCAAGCGCGTCAAGCAGGCGTAG
- the LOC106720676 gene encoding origin recognition complex subunit 2: MHSRNRIRLSSGTEDNLVEDKMRQNSSVTPKRSTRIRSKPKKYGDMELTPSKRRSLIEYESSEEDDVKRSCTEKPTALFCSDDVEGQDIFKFKSRHTKNDLQNIVKAAVSNSPLMTPSKSRASHLLSTSEATPRHVTDIMKKRIKREVESESSESDFSDGSSSDFVPDKSYDETDSSAPETAEEEEESDEENETSNLRCTAQKLQIVKKKDNRTRPKDSEYVITPDNYFLMHSSKKITTSDHTLARLKNMNLNDENETIYISKEHEHRITDLVQSYENLFNRWLYVLSENFNVILYGVGSKRGVLQQFQAQNLNDQPCIVINGFFPSLTIRSILETIVIDLLENSRVPSNVGDTIDLIGSQLSENNVDLFLIVHNIDGDMLRNSKSQAVLASLTQLKNVHMIATIDHINAPLLWDCGKLSKLRWTWWDVTTFVPYAQETAQAAGVAARAGGALQLASLAAVHRSLTANARGIYNLIVRHQLQHHKQHNYQGLPFKDMYSKCREQFLVSSDLALRAQLTEFLDHKLVKIKRTYDGGENYIIPIDSSLLQQFLEEQDN, translated from the exons ATGCATAGCAGAAATCGAATTCGGTTGTCATCAGGAACTGAAGATAATTTAGTAGAGG ataaaatgCGACAAAATTCTTCAGTTACACCAAAACGTAGTACAAGAATACGTAGTAAACCAAAAAAGTATGGCGATATGGAGTTAACACCGAGCAAAAGAAGAAGTCTGATAGAATATGAAAGTTCCGAAGAGGATGATGTTAAAAGATCATGTACGGAAAAACCTAcag ctttGTTCTGCAGTGATGATGTTGAGGGGCaagatatatttaagtttaaatctCGGCACACTAAGAATGACCTACAGAACATAGTCAAGGCAGCCGTAAGCAATTCTCCATTGATGACACCTAGCAAGTCTAGAGCAAGCCATCTACTAAGTACTAGTGAAGCTACACCCAGACACGTCACAGATATCATGAAAAaga GAATAAAGAGGGAAGTGGAAAGTGAGAGTTCAGAGAGTGACTTCTCTGATGGAAGCAGCAGTGACTTTGTTCCCGATAAGAGTTATGATGAG ACCGATTCTTCTGCACCGGAGACTGCTGAAGAGGAAGAAGAAAGTGATGAAGAAAATGAGACGAGTAATTTACGTTGCACTGCACAAAAACTGCAAATCGTAAAGAAAAAGGACAATAGGACAAGGCCAAAAGACTCTGAATATGTTATTACTCCTGATAATTACTTCTTGATGCATTCAAGTAAAAAG atAACAACATCAGATCATACTCTCGCTAGACTTAAGAATATGAACTTGAATGATGAAAAtgaaactatttatatatcaaaagaGCATGAGCACAGAATAACTGATTTAGTACAATCTTATGAGAATCTATTTAATAGATGGTTGTATGTTTTGAGTGAGAATTTCAATGTCATTTTGTATGGAGTGGGTTCCAAGCGTGGAGTCTTACAACAGTTCCAAGCTCAGAATCTCAACGATCAACCTTGTATCGTTATTAACGGTTTCTTCCCCAGTTTAACAATCAGAAGTATTCTAGAAACAATCGTTATAGATTTGCTAGAAAATTCTCGAGTACCTTCCAATGTTGGTGATACGATTGATTTAATTGGCTCTCAGTTATCAGAAAACAATGTGGATTTGTTCTTGATCGTACATAATATAGACGGAGACATGTTACGTAACTCGAAATCCCAGGCAGTGTTGGCGAGCCTCACACAACTCAAGAATGTTCATATGATTGCAACTATTGATCATATTAATGCACCACTct TATGGGATTGTGGAAAGCTGAGCAAGCTGCGGTGGACGTGGTGGGATGTGACAACGTTCGTGCCGTATGCGCAGGAGACGGCGCAGGCGGCGGGAGTCGCGGCGCGTGCTGGAGGAGCTCTGCAGCTGGCCTCGCTGGCAGCTGTGCACCGCTCCCTTACTGCCAACGCACGAGGCATCTACAACCTCATTGTGCGCCACCAGCTCCAACACCACAAGCAACACAACTACCAAG GTTTACCTTTCAAGGATATGTACTCGAAGTGTCGAGAGCAGTTCCTGGTGAGTTCCGACCTGGCGCTGAGAGCTCAACTCACAGAGTTCCTCGACCACAAACTggtcaaaatcaaaagaaCATACGATGGCGGAGAAAACTACATCATACCCATTGACAGTTCATTATTACAGCAGTTTTTAGAAGAgcaagataattaa
- the LOC106720774 gene encoding acidic leucine-rich nuclear phosphoprotein 32 family member A isoform X2 produces the protein MEKRILLELRGKNPSQVKELNLDNCRSTAIVGLTDEYINLKILSLNNSGLTTLKGFPTLPKLWKLELSDNRISNGLNFLHGCKKLTYLNLSGNKIKDLVTLKPLEAFEKLKNLDLFNNEVTNIEDYRSKVFALHPSLKYLDGYDKDDKDAEDSDAFSGDSYEENGNNDSEEDDVDIDLGPLVIDDDSLSQRLTETKPSLLMSIYSVYGLIFHMGYLLKNSDDEVEEEDDELSLSEVYNENLEEESSASPLYEAEGYLDEDYDDFEEGDEENDANGEHNSKTQEGANTRENTEESTRGKKRKHEDDDEN, from the exons ATGGAAAAAAGGATTCTTTTGGAGCTTCGGGGAAAAAATCCCTCACAG GTCAAGGAGTTAAACTTGGACAATTGTAGAAGCACTGCCATTGTTGGGCTTACAGATGAAtatattaatctaaaaatactCAGTCTTAACAACTCAGGACTTACAACTCTGAAAGGTTTTCCAACACTTCCAAAGTTATGGAAACTAGAGCTTTCAGATAATAGAATATCAAATGGACTCAATTTTCTACATGGGTGCAAAAAGTTgacttatttaaatctttctggtaataaaatcaaagatttGGTAACTTTGAAACCACTAGAAGCTTTTGAAAAACTGAAAAACTTGGACTTGTTCAACAATGAAGTAACTAATATTGAAGATTATAGGAGTAAAGTCTTTGCTCTACATCcatcattgaaatatttagatgg atatgaCAAAGATGATAAAGATGCTGAAGATAGTGACGCCTTCAGTGGTGACAGTTATGAAGAGAATGGAAATAATGACAGTGAAGAAGATG ATGTGGATATAGATTTGGGTCCGTTGGTAATTGACGATGATTCCTTGTCACAAAGGCTGACAGAGACAAAACCATCCTTACTTATGTCAATATATTCAGTTTATGGTCTCATATTCCACATGGGTTACCTATTAAAAA ATTCCGATGATGAAGTTGAAGAAGAGGATGATGAGTTATCACTTTCTGAAGTCTACAATGAAAATCTAG AGGAGGAGAGCTCAGCGAGTCCATTGTATGAAGCAGAAGGATACTTGGATGAGGACTATGATGATTTCGAGGAAGGAGATGAGGAAAATGATGCTAATGGAGAACACAACTCCAAAACACAGG AGGGCGCGAACACGCGGGAGAACACCGAAGAGAGCACTCGAGGTAAAAAGCGGAAACATGAGGACGACGACGAAAACTGA
- the LOC106720774 gene encoding acidic leucine-rich nuclear phosphoprotein 32 family member A isoform X1, which yields MEKRILLELRGKNPSQVKELNLDNCRSTAIVGLTDEYINLKILSLNNSGLTTLKGFPTLPKLWKLELSDNRISNGLNFLHGCKKLTYLNLSGNKIKDLVTLKPLEAFEKLKNLDLFNNEVTNIEDYRSKVFALHPSLKYLDGYDKDDKDAEDSDAFSGDSYEENGNNDSEEDDSDDEVEEEDDELSLSEVYNENLEEESSASPLYEAEGYLDEDYDDFEEGDEENDANGEHNSKTQEGANTRENTEESTRGKKRKHEDDDEN from the exons ATGGAAAAAAGGATTCTTTTGGAGCTTCGGGGAAAAAATCCCTCACAG GTCAAGGAGTTAAACTTGGACAATTGTAGAAGCACTGCCATTGTTGGGCTTACAGATGAAtatattaatctaaaaatactCAGTCTTAACAACTCAGGACTTACAACTCTGAAAGGTTTTCCAACACTTCCAAAGTTATGGAAACTAGAGCTTTCAGATAATAGAATATCAAATGGACTCAATTTTCTACATGGGTGCAAAAAGTTgacttatttaaatctttctggtaataaaatcaaagatttGGTAACTTTGAAACCACTAGAAGCTTTTGAAAAACTGAAAAACTTGGACTTGTTCAACAATGAAGTAACTAATATTGAAGATTATAGGAGTAAAGTCTTTGCTCTACATCcatcattgaaatatttagatgg atatgaCAAAGATGATAAAGATGCTGAAGATAGTGACGCCTTCAGTGGTGACAGTTATGAAGAGAATGGAAATAATGACAGTGAAGAAGATG ATTCCGATGATGAAGTTGAAGAAGAGGATGATGAGTTATCACTTTCTGAAGTCTACAATGAAAATCTAG AGGAGGAGAGCTCAGCGAGTCCATTGTATGAAGCAGAAGGATACTTGGATGAGGACTATGATGATTTCGAGGAAGGAGATGAGGAAAATGATGCTAATGGAGAACACAACTCCAAAACACAGG AGGGCGCGAACACGCGGGAGAACACCGAAGAGAGCACTCGAGGTAAAAAGCGGAAACATGAGGACGACGACGAAAACTGA